From Arcobacter sp. LA11, the proteins below share one genomic window:
- a CDS encoding isocitrate/isopropylmalate family dehydrogenase gives GSIGLLPSASTGDKTAIYEPIHGSAPDIAGQGIANPIATIESAGMMLRYSLGESEAADKIDTAIKKALKDGYRTKDLAAYDAKEVVTTAEMGDIIANNINK, from the coding sequence AGGTTCAATAGGATTATTACCATCAGCTTCAACAGGAGATAAAACAGCAATCTATGAACCAATTCATGGTTCAGCTCCTGATATTGCTGGACAAGGAATAGCTAATCCTATTGCAACAATAGAATCTGCTGGTATGATGTTAAGATATTCACTTGGAGAATCTGAAGCTGCTGATAAGATTGATACAGCAATTAAGAAAGCTCTTAAAGATGGATATAGAACAAAAGATTTAGCAGCTTATGATGCTAAGGAAGTTGTTACTACTGCTGAAATGGGTGACATAATAGCAAATAATATTAATAAATAA